In the Victivallis sp. Marseille-Q1083 genome, one interval contains:
- the cas5e gene encoding type I-E CRISPR-associated protein Cas5/CasD, giving the protein MKKFLTLWLEGPLQAWGYDSRFDTRRTLSFPTRSGLTGMLLAAAGASGPQQELLAELAEYPLNVYSFHDSGPALTDFHMVGNGYGSATNWAKLMAPKKLDGSTPVGGGAKLTRRDYLVDRCFAAIWIMPEQPAEKFAAALRNPVYELYLGRKCCVASELIFQGSFPTESEALARVRELAERKKRMPEWVYQEVPEREADSESLLLADVPLRFGLHKLYRERCVNKMVFVF; this is encoded by the coding sequence ATGAAGAAATTTCTGACCTTATGGCTTGAAGGGCCGTTGCAGGCGTGGGGCTATGACTCCCGGTTCGACACCCGTCGTACGTTGAGTTTTCCGACCCGTTCCGGTTTGACCGGAATGCTGCTCGCCGCCGCCGGCGCTTCCGGACCGCAGCAGGAGCTGCTGGCGGAATTAGCGGAATATCCGCTCAACGTTTACAGCTTTCACGACAGCGGCCCGGCACTCACCGACTTTCATATGGTCGGCAACGGTTACGGCTCCGCGACCAACTGGGCGAAACTGATGGCGCCCAAAAAGCTGGACGGTTCCACTCCGGTCGGCGGCGGCGCCAAACTGACCCGCCGGGATTATCTGGTTGATCGTTGTTTTGCGGCAATCTGGATCATGCCGGAACAGCCGGCGGAGAAATTCGCGGCGGCATTGCGGAATCCGGTCTACGAGCTTTATCTCGGCCGGAAATGCTGCGTCGCTTCCGAATTGATCTTTCAGGGAAGTTTTCCAACCGAATCCGAGGCGCTGGCCCGCGTCCGGGAACTGGCGGAGCGGAAAAAACGTATGCCGGAATGGGTCTATCAGGAAGTCCCGGAACGGGAAGCCGATTCCGAAAGTCTGCTGCTGGCGGATGTGCCGCTGCGCTTCGGTCTCCACAAACTCTATCGGGAACGGTGCGTGAACAAAATGGTTTTTGTTTTCTGA
- the cas1e gene encoding type I-E CRISPR-associated endonuclease Cas1e, with amino-acid sequence MTMRERIIVKTTLSDLPLLRDRYPFLYLEHGRLEIDDSSVKWISADGEVFRLPAAVISTLLLGPGTSVTHEAVKILASLNCTVCWVGEDSFCFYAVGESPTATSSRFKKQMQLASDPKKSLEIARKMFQVRFPNDDISGKTLTELMMLEGSRVKLLYSELAQKYFIHWGGRSYKPGEFQLSDLTNQLITAANAALYALTTSIIYSLGLSPRLGFVHSGSPLPFVYDVADLYKKELVFDLAFSLTRELGGIYDRQRAISEFRRRVIDYELMKKCPADLINLLGLKK; translated from the coding sequence ATGACGATGCGGGAACGAATTATTGTTAAAACAACCTTATCCGATCTGCCGTTGCTGCGGGATCGCTACCCCTTTTTGTACCTGGAACACGGCCGCCTCGAAATCGACGACTCCAGCGTCAAATGGATTTCAGCGGATGGAGAAGTGTTCCGTCTTCCGGCAGCGGTGATCTCCACTCTTCTCCTGGGGCCGGGTACGTCCGTGACGCACGAAGCAGTCAAGATTCTTGCTTCTTTAAACTGCACCGTCTGCTGGGTGGGGGAGGACTCCTTCTGCTTTTATGCAGTTGGAGAATCCCCCACCGCAACCTCCAGCCGCTTCAAAAAGCAAATGCAACTGGCGTCGGATCCGAAGAAATCCCTGGAGATTGCGCGAAAGATGTTTCAAGTCCGTTTCCCAAATGATGATATTTCCGGAAAGACCTTGACGGAACTCATGATGCTGGAAGGAAGCCGCGTAAAACTCTTATATTCTGAACTGGCGCAGAAATATTTCATTCACTGGGGCGGCCGTTCCTATAAACCGGGGGAATTTCAATTATCGGATTTGACCAATCAGCTCATCACGGCGGCGAATGCGGCATTATATGCGCTGACGACTTCGATCATCTATTCATTGGGGCTTTCACCGCGTCTCGGATTTGTGCATTCCGGCTCTCCGCTTCCGTTTGTTTACGATGTGGCGGATCTTTACAAAAAGGAGCTGGTCTTTGATCTGGCATTTTCCCTGACGCGTGAGCTGGGAGGAATATATGATCGCCAGCGGGCGATTTCTGAATTTCGCCGGCGGGTCATTGATTATGAGCTGATGAAAAAATGCCCGGCAGATCTGATCAATTTACTGGGCTTGAAAAAATGA
- the cas2e gene encoding type I-E CRISPR-associated endoribonuclease Cas2e codes for MIVIVANSLPDAVRGKLKLWCIEPKPNVFVSGVKDQLARKVVDLVLKYCPPESGILIFLEISEPPFFQIFVKGNPCKNISSLSGFQLICEEKSQEVV; via the coding sequence ATGATCGTTATAGTCGCTAACTCGCTTCCCGACGCAGTACGGGGCAAATTGAAGCTGTGGTGCATAGAGCCGAAGCCGAATGTATTTGTTTCAGGCGTCAAAGATCAACTGGCGCGGAAAGTGGTTGATCTGGTATTGAAATACTGTCCGCCGGAATCGGGTATTTTAATATTTCTTGAAATCTCGGAACCGCCGTTTTTTCAAATCTTTGTCAAGGGAAATCCTTGTAAAAACATTTCCAGCCTATCCGGATTTCAACTGATCTGTGAAGAAAAGTCACAAGAGGTTGTTTGA